The Candidatus Tumulicola sp. genomic sequence AAACTCGCGCAGGAAGAGATCTTCGGTCCGGTGCTGGCCGTCATCAAGGCGAAAGATTACGACGACGCGCTCAGCATAGCGAACAACACCGAGTATGGACTCACCGGCGCCGTGTACTCCAAGAATCCGGCCAAACTCGAGCGCGCGCGAGCCGAATTCCACGTCGGCAATCTCTACCTCAATCGCAAGTGCACCGGCGCGATGGTCGGCGCGCACCCGTTCGGTGGCTTCAATATGTCCGGCACCGACTCGAAGGCCGGTGGGCCCGACTACCTGCTGCTGTTCATGCAAGCCAAATCGGTGGCTGAGAAAATTGTCTAGGCCGCGCGCGGCGACGATGCTGCCCGCGCGTGGCGTATCCATCGGCGCGCGCCTTGTGTGGACGCTGGGGCTGATCGGCGTCGTGCTCATTCTGTATGGCGTAGCGGCGATGCTGGGCGCGGCGCCGCTGCCGCGCTCGGCGCGGTCGCTTGCGCAAGCGCATGGGGTCGGGCATGGCTACACGATAACGTCCGGCTACTACGTGATCCCTCCCGGCTTCGTGTCGATCGGCAGCGCGCTACCGCCCTACACGCTGGCGGAACGCGTCGACGCGGGGAGTCCGTCGGTTCGCGTGTCACCCAAACTCGAAGACGTGCGATCCGGAAAGGTGACCGCATTGGTCGACCTCGCCACGGGTGATGGGTCCAAGTGGTCGCCGTACTACGTGCGCACGCTCGGGTCGGCAGGTGCGGTGACGAGCGCCATCGGCGTCGGCATGCTCCTCGTCGTCGCGTTCTTGTTTTGGATCGCGGGTTTTGTCGCGACGGCCGTCGCAGGCGGCCGACGCCCTCGCGCGCAGGGAGTGCCACGAGCAACGCTCTGAGGGCGCCACATTTCGACGCGGCGATCGTCGGCGCGGGTCCAGCGGGTTCGAGCCTGGCGCTGCGTCTTGCGCGAGCCGGCCGTTCCGTGGCCCTCATCGAGCGCAGCCGATTCCCGCGCACCAAAGTCTGCGGCGACTACCTGAGTCCCAGCGCGTTGGCGGCGTTTGACGAAGCGGGCGTGCTGGATCGCGTCGAGCAGCGAGCGCATCGTCTGCGGACGATCAGCCTCACCGGTTTCGGGCTTGGTCCCGTGCGCTTGAAACTGCCCGGGCGGGGCGCGCTGGCGCTCGCGCGTTCGGTCTTGGACGCGCTCATGCTCGACATCGCGCTGGCTGCCGGCGCGCGCTTGCACATAGGCGCGTATCTCTCATCCGTGGAGCACGAACGTCGCGTCGACGTCGCATTTCGCGACGCCGAAGGCGTCGAACGCTCGCTCACCGCAAGCGTTCTGATCGGCGCAGATGGCGCGTGGTCGTCAGTCGCCCAGCACAGCGGCCTGCGCACCACCCAGCGGACCGGCGGGCGCTGGGCGGTAGGAGGGCATCTTCGCGAGCAGCCGGACGGCGACGGAGACGACGTCGCGATGTATCTCACTGCCGAAGGCTACTACGCGCGCAATCCGCTCGGCGGCGGCCTGGTGAACGCGATGTATGTCATGCCCACAGCGGTTGCGCCCGAGCGAGCCGACGTCGCCGTCGCCGCGATAACGAATGGGCGCTATGCATTCGACCAAGGGCGTCTGGAGCGCAAAGTCGCGATCGGGCCGCTTCGCTATCAACCCAAGCGGGTGGCCAGCGGTCGTATCCTGCTCGTCGGCGATGCTGCCGGGTTGCTCGACCCGTTCACCGGTCAGGGAGTACCGATGGCGGTGAGCAGTTCGCGTCTAGCCGAGCAGGCCGTGACGTATATGTTGGAAGGCCGCGACCCGGCGCGTGCCGCCCGCACCTATGCCGCTGCCCACGACGCCCTCGTACGCCCGCGTCGCTTCGCCGCTCGTGTCATCGACGCGCTTTTGCGAACCCGGCCGCTGCGCGCAAGGCTTTTCCGACGCGTTGCGCGCGACGTCGGAGCAGCGGAGTCGCTGCTCGCCGCGGTGGCCGGCGCCGACGCGAACGCGAAGATCTCGCCCAAACTCGTGTTGGGTCTCTTGACTTAAAGCATGCACGCTGAACGATCGATCGATATCGCCGCCACGCCGCAAGCGATCTATGCTTTAGCGCAGGACATCGGTCGTTGGCCGCAGCTCCTGCCGCACTATCGCTACGTCACGGTGTTGAGCGAGCGGGACCACGAAAGGACCGCTATCATGGCCGCACGGCGCGGCTGGATACCCGTGCGCTGGACCGCGCTCGAGCGTCTCGACCCCGTGACACCGCGTATAGCATTCAGACATCTTTCAGGCTGGACTGTTGGAATGGAGGTGGCATGGACATTTGAACCAATAGACGGCGGCACGCGCGTCACCATCGTTCACGATCTCGATTTCAAACAGATTCCCCTGATCGGCGCCTGGGTAAGTAGATACATCATCGGGGATTTCTTCATCCAAAGCATTGCCGGGCGTACGCTTGCGCGCATGAAAGAACTAGCGGAACAATCGTGACACACAGGGTTTTTATAACGGGTATCGGCGCGATCACGCCCATCGGCATCGGCCGCACCAACCTCTGGCAGGGCGCGCTCGCGGGTCGCCAGGGCGTCCGCGCGCTCGACCGCTTCGACGCCTCGATTTTCCGATCGCGAGTGGCCGGCCAAGTCGAGGATTTCGACCCCGCGGCATTTTTGGATCGCCGCCAATTGCAGCGCTCGGAACGTTTCGCGCAGTTCTCCATCGCAACCGCGCGGATGGCGTTAGAGGACGCCGGCTTTACGCCGTCGGGCGATGACGAGGATTTTGGCATCTGGGTCGGGAGCGCGCTCGGCGGCGCGGCATACGGCGAAGCGAACCTGCGCAGTTTCCTGGAGCGCGGCATCAAGGGCGTGCACCCCATGCTCGCGTTGTCCGTCTTCCCGGCTGCGGCGTGCTGCAACATCGCGATCCATTTCGGGATCCATGGACCGACGGTGTCCAATTCGAATTCATGCGCTGCCGGCGCGGTGGCGATCGGCGAAGCGTTTCGCGCCGTGCGCGACGGTTATACACGGCGCGCGTTGGCAGGCGGAGTCGAAATCCCGCTCACGCCGCTGATCTTCAGCGCATTCGACGTCATCAAGTCGATGTCGCAGCGCAATGACGACCCAGCGACCGCAAGCCGGCCGTTCGATGCCGGGCGCGATGGCTTCGTCATGGCGGAAGCCGCCTGCTTGCTGATGCTGGAGCGCGAGGAAGACGTGGTCGCCCGCAATGCCACCCCGTATGCGGAGCTGTGCGGCTACGCGCTCACCAACGACGGCGAGCACATGGCGGCGCCGCGCCAGGATGGACGCGAAGCAAAGCGCGCGATGAGCAAAGCGTTAGCGGACGCCGGCGTGAGGCCCGAGCAAGTCGATCACATCAATGCGCACGGCTCGTCGACGCCGCTGAACGACGCCACCGAGAGCCGCGCGATTCGCAGCGTCTTCGGCGCGTCCGCCGACAAGCTCATCGTGTCCGGCATCAAGGGGATGATGGGTCACGCGCTTGGCGCGACCGGATCGGTCGAAGCGGCGTTGTGCGCGCTCGGTCTCAAAGATGCAGTCGTTGTGCCGACCACAAATCTCGAAACGCCGGCCGAAGGCTGCGACCTGCGCTACTCGCCATCCGTGCCGACGCCGCTGAAGCAGCAGTACGTGCTCTCGAACAGCTTCGGCTTCGGCGGGCTTAACGCCGCGCTCGTCTTCAAAAACGCCGCCTAACCTCCAAGCGAATGTAGTGCCGGGGCTTTAGCCCCGGTCGATCGTTCCAGTTTATGTAGTGCCGGGGCTTTAGCCCCGGTTTTTCGTTCCACATGCGAAAGGCGCGAATCCGCCCGCGCCGAAACCGCCGTCTTCCCATCACACCACCCGGAGGCTCGACATGGCTCAGACGGATGTACGGCCAGACGTCAGCGCGCGGCTGACCGCTTGGTACCGGCGAAACCGCGAAATAACCGCGCAACTCTTCGCTATCCCGGTACCCGAAGACTATCTCGCGCGTCCGATTCCGCTGCGCCACCCGATCGAGTTCTACGAGGGCCATCTGCCGGCGTTCAGCTACATCACGCTGAATCGCGGAGCGCTTGGCCAGCCGCCGATCGACGAGCATTTCGAAAAATTCTTCCAGCGCGGCATCGATCCCGATGACCTGAAGACCGCACAGGCGCAAAGCGTGACGGAATGGCCGACCCGCGAAGAAGTGCGTCGTCTCGCCTCCCTCTGG encodes the following:
- a CDS encoding FAD-dependent oxidoreductase is translated as MDRGFCRDGRRRRPTPSRAGSATSNALRAPHFDAAIVGAGPAGSSLALRLARAGRSVALIERSRFPRTKVCGDYLSPSALAAFDEAGVLDRVEQRAHRLRTISLTGFGLGPVRLKLPGRGALALARSVLDALMLDIALAAGARLHIGAYLSSVEHERRVDVAFRDAEGVERSLTASVLIGADGAWSSVAQHSGLRTTQRTGGRWAVGGHLREQPDGDGDDVAMYLTAEGYYARNPLGGGLVNAMYVMPTAVAPERADVAVAAITNGRYAFDQGRLERKVAIGPLRYQPKRVASGRILLVGDAAGLLDPFTGQGVPMAVSSSRLAEQAVTYMLEGRDPARAARTYAAAHDALVRPRRFAARVIDALLRTRPLRARLFRRVARDVGAAESLLAAVAGADANAKISPKLVLGLLT
- a CDS encoding SRPBCC family protein; translation: MHAERSIDIAATPQAIYALAQDIGRWPQLLPHYRYVTVLSERDHERTAIMAARRGWIPVRWTALERLDPVTPRIAFRHLSGWTVGMEVAWTFEPIDGGTRVTIVHDLDFKQIPLIGAWVSRYIIGDFFIQSIAGRTLARMKELAEQS
- a CDS encoding beta-ketoacyl-[acyl-carrier-protein] synthase family protein, which gives rise to MTHRVFITGIGAITPIGIGRTNLWQGALAGRQGVRALDRFDASIFRSRVAGQVEDFDPAAFLDRRQLQRSERFAQFSIATARMALEDAGFTPSGDDEDFGIWVGSALGGAAYGEANLRSFLERGIKGVHPMLALSVFPAAACCNIAIHFGIHGPTVSNSNSCAAGAVAIGEAFRAVRDGYTRRALAGGVEIPLTPLIFSAFDVIKSMSQRNDDPATASRPFDAGRDGFVMAEAACLLMLEREEDVVARNATPYAELCGYALTNDGEHMAAPRQDGREAKRAMSKALADAGVRPEQVDHINAHGSSTPLNDATESRAIRSVFGASADKLIVSGIKGMMGHALGATGSVEAALCALGLKDAVVVPTTNLETPAEGCDLRYSPSVPTPLKQQYVLSNSFGFGGLNAALVFKNAA